From the genome of Magnolia sinica isolate HGM2019 chromosome 12, MsV1, whole genome shotgun sequence:
agatcaccttCATAAACACAACATCGGCTTGAGGTATAGAGTCGAACATGTCCCCTTTCACGATGCTAACCATTGGTGGTGGCTCACTGATGGAATCCACAACATGGGCGAGCTCCAAAACTCTACACTTCACATGTGGGAAGGCCTTGGCAATGGCCCCTGCTACCTGGCCCGTGTTCCCCCCTACATCGACGAGCGTCCCCACCCCATCGAGCACGCGCGACTTCTCCATCCTCCTTACCACCTCCTCGATCACCAGGCTCGTGTGCCCCATCATGACTTTCACAAACTCGGCGTTACTATCCACATTCTCACCCACCCAATTCCACTTGTCCTTCTCGTGCTCGATCCCCAGAAACCGTTGAAGCAGCGACATGGGGCCCTTCAAGCTCTCACTTATATGCTGCATGAGCTGCATTGACTCAGGGCGGATCATGAACATCACGAACGGTGCAAGGCTCTTTTCTTGGCCTTGCACTAGGAGCTTCGACGCTGGCGTCAGTGCATACTTGTACTGACCGTTTTCTTCTACAACGCACAACAAGTTCATGTGGACCAAGTACCGGAGAATCCGGTACAAGCAATCTTTGTTTAGAGTAAGGATCGGAAGTGCGATTGCTATCTGATCGAaggttgtgggcccaccttgatcatggaTCAAGTCAGGAAGGCCCAGTTGGATCATGCATCGAAGTGCAGCCGAATCGATGAATCCACGTATGTGCTTCCATAGCTGAACTTGGGCTGTGATTGCTTCGTCTCCAGCTAGTTTGGGCTCTTGCTTGCTCTCCTCCATTTTTGGTTGATCGGCTTAGGATTGAGTTTGACGAGATGAATGACTAAGCCGACTCAAAGTGCAAtggttaggttttggtttttgtattggaccgtccatctgatgaGAAGAATCTTACATGTCCTGCAGTAGGATAAAAAAAAACCGCGGTTGGGCCGGCGATTTGTCTTCTTCGAATGGAGGGTATCCACATTTGAAAGGAACGTGTGAGCATAGTCGACGGTTGATTCACTCAAGGGAGCGTGGGTAAGAACTaagaaagcggattgcgtcctaaccccgccagtctcaggaaacggattggctactccacctgcgggccacaccatgatgtatatgtttcatccattctgtacatccatttttagagatcattttagtgctagatccctaaaatgagagggatatacatctcaggtggaccacaccacaggaaaacaatagtgattgtatatctaccattaaaatct
Proteins encoded in this window:
- the LOC131221310 gene encoding columbamine O-methyltransferase-like, which codes for MEESKQEPKLAGDEAITAQVQLWKHIRGFIDSAALRCMIQLGLPDLIHDQGGPTTFDQIAIALPILTLNKDCLYRILRYLVHMNLLCVVEENGQYKYALTPASKLLVQGQEKSLAPFVMFMIRPESMQLMQHISESLKGPMSLLQRFLGIEHEKDKWNWVGENVDSNAEFVKVMMGHTSLVIEEVVRRMEKSRVLDGVGTLVDVGGNTGQVAGAIAKAFPHVKCRVLELAHVVDSISEPPPMVSIVKGDMFDSIPQADVVFMKSILHDWNDEDCIKILRKCKEAIPSKGGKVILVDIVLDTDATDGLVGARLCMEMMMLLIGGKERTKEEWNKLIESTGFSSYKITYMEAMESIIEIYP